In Deltaproteobacteria bacterium, the DNA window AGAACCAACCCGGGCGGGCTCGCGGTCGCTTGGGCCGAGGAGAATTCTCGCGACGCCATCTTCGCGGCCTTGGCCCGGCGCGAAACCTACGCCACCAGCGGAACCCGGATCACGGTGCGATTCTTCGCCGGCGACTACGACGGCTTGACGTGCGCGACGCCCGACCTCGTCAAACAGGCGTACGCGCGCGGCGTGCCGATGGGGGGTGATCTCACACTGCGTGACGACGCGGCCTCCCCGCGCTTCCTGGTGTGGGCGGTGAAGGATTCGGGCTTGCCAGAGGCTCCCGGCACGGATCTACAGCGCATTCAGATCATTAAAGGCTGGGTGGACGATGCCGGGGGCACGCACGAAGCCATCTTCGATGCCGCCGGCCGCGCCGATAACGGCGCCAGCGTAGCCCCCGCTACTTGCGCGCCGGTCGGCAGCGGCGCCCGCGAGCTTTGCGCCTGGTGGACGGACCCGGCTTTCGACCCGCGCCAACACGCCTTCTACTACGCTCGCGTGTTGGAGAACCCCACCTGTCGCTGGAGTACGCGGGTATGCAAGAGCGTCGGCGTCGACCCGTTCTCGGCCGGCTGCTCGCGGCAGGCAGAGGTAGCCGGCGCCGCGTTTACCCAATGCTGCCTCGGCCCCGGTAACGATGCGTATATGGAGCCGGTGATCCAAGAGCGGGCATGGACGTCGCCGATCTGGTATCGCCCGGAGCCCGGGCCGTGAGCAACCGCGGGCGCAGTGCCATGCGGCGGATCTTGCGCGCTCCCGCGCTGCATTTCTTTCTCATCGGTGGTGCACTGTGGGCGGCACTGGGGGGCTCCCGCCCGGGTGACTCGCCGCGGGTGCGCGAACCGATCGTAATGACTGTGGCCGATATCGCCAGGCTGCGGAGTGTCTGGGCCGAGCAATTCGGCAGGGTTCCCGATCCGCAGGAGGAGGCACGGTTGATCGACGAAGCCGTTGACGAGGAGGTGTTGTATCGCCAGGCGCTCGACCGCGGGTTGGATCGCCGCTTACCGCAGGTGAGTGACCGCTTGGCGCGCCTGGCGCGCTTTGTCGACGAACAGCTGCCGGACGAAAACGGCGCTCCGGAAGCCGCTGCGCGCCAGCTCGGGCTCGAACGGCACGACCTGGTGATCCGCCGCCATCTGGCGCAAGTAATGCGGTTGATTCTGAGCCGGCCGCTGCCGTCGGATGAGCCGAGTGCGGCGGAGCTAGCGGACTTCTACGCCCGGCGCTCCGAGCGCTTCGTCTCGCCCACGATGGTTCGGTTGAGTCAGGTCTATGTCAGCCGCGAGCGCCACGGCACCGGCGCGCGGGAGGTCGCCGGGCGCCTGCGCGAAGAGCTGCGGCAGACCGGGGTTACGCCCGACCGCGGTGTGCTGCCGGGAGACCCGTTCATTCGCGGAGCGCACTTTGGCCTGCTTCCCAGGCAGCAGGTTGCCCAGATCTTCGGCGCCGAGTTCGCCGCCGCGATCGACGGGGCGACGGCCCTGCAGGCGTGGTCGGAGCCGATCGAGTCGCCCTACGGGTTTCATCTCGTCTGGCTGCACCAGCGGCGGGAAGCCGAGGCGCCGGCGTTGGAGCGGATTCGCAACCGCGTTCTGCACGCTTATCTATCCGAGCGCCGCGGTAGACGGCTGCGGGAGGGCCTCGATCGGTTACGCGAGCGCTATGCGGTTAGAGTTGAAGGCCCAGCCGCATGACCAGATGCCCGCGGCTGACGGCCACGCGAGGGCTTGCCGTGGCGCTTCGGCAGTTTAAGCGGAATATTGCCCTGCCGCTCATCAGACGCAGTCTGACAGAGCACTCTCACCATGGCGCATGGCCTCTTGCATGCGCTTCGGTTTAACCGAGCGGGCAAATCTCTACTACCCACTTGGTCGGCGATTGACTACTTCTCCTCTCATATGTGAAGTGTTATGCCAGCTACCCGATGAGTGACGGTCCGGAAAACGATATGGCTAGACATGAACCCAGCCCATCCTTGCGGCGTCCGCTCCGGCGCCGCCGTTTCAGTGCCAGCTGGAGTCTAGTGCTGGGCGCTGCCGCGGTCATGCTTTGGGGGCAGGTGCCACGAGCACTGGCGAGCCCATATCCGCCCTACTGGAGCGGCGGCTCGGGTCCGGCGGTGCATTACCAGCCGGTGGCGTGGCCGAGCGAGGGCGCCTGGATCTCCTATACGCAACAGGCCAATACCATCAACGACCAGCGGACCATGGACCCGTCGAACGGTGGCACGCGGCCGCAGAACTACGTCAATGTCGCCTCGAACTGTTCCGATCAGGCGCAGCCGAGCGTGTACTGGCAGTTCGACGGCACCAACCAGGTCCTGTTCTTCCGCTGGCGCGTGGAGCAGATCGCCAACACCTACGGCACTGGCCCAAGCCCTGGGAGCTATAGCTCGAGCGATCCCTGGAACTCAGCGCAGTGGACGGTATTGATCGACACCGACGGCGACGGCTTTCGTGATTTCGCCGTGCACCTCGATGGCTCGAACGGCAGCCCCTCACAGCAAGTCGATCGCCTGGTCGGCGTGTGGAGCCCGCTCAAGAGCCAGTCACTCGACTATCTCGGCGATCCCAGCAACATCCATGCGGTGGCCCACAATCCGACCGGGTTCGTCGATCTGGCGACCAGCCGGATCTTGAACTTCCAGAACAGCCTCACGCCAACCACCAGTTGGCCGAACGGCAGTTCCGAAACCGTGTGGGACTACGGCACTTCGCGCTCCCGCAACATCAGCACTCCGGGTTGCGACGAATACGTGGTTGATTACCAGATCCCGCTAGGCTTGCTCGATGCCTCGGCTTTCGGCGGCCCGACGATTACGCCCACCACCCCGTTCGCCATGGCGTTTGCCACGGCGAACAGCTTACAGAACCCGCTGCAGAAGGACTTTGTCTACCAGGGCGACTTCATTGCCGACCCCAGCCGCGAGATTCCCGGTGGCGATATCATCACACTCGACGGCGGCACGGTGCAGCAGCCACTGGTTACCGAGGTCAGCGCCAGCGGGTGCGGCCCAGCCGCGCTGACGGCGCAGGTCACCGACAGCCTTACCGTGGTTGGCGGGCAAGCCGTCACCTCCGTGGCCAACGTGGACTTCTATTACTATTACGACGCCAACGCCGATGGTGTCGCCAATGACGTTGGTTCAGCTTGGACCCTGGCGGCGGCAGCCAGCACCACGGACAACCCGATCGGCACCTGGACGGCGTCGTGGAGCTCAGCGGCGCTGGCGCGCGGGCGCTACCTCATCGCCGTCCAAGCGCTCGATGACAAGACCCTCAACAACCCAACCACCAAGGGCAACCGCACTTACTCGTACCTGACCAGTGCGGAAGTCACGGCGCTGGGTTCGCCGCCGGCGGATGAGAACTGGTTCGCCAATCCCACGCCGATTCCCGGTGTAGTGATGGCTGGCAGCTTCAACAACAGCTGTGGCGCCGCACCAGCCTCGATCAGCCAGTCTCTCAGCGCGAGCGAGGTGGTGGCCGGGGATCCGGTCCAAATCACAATTACCATCACCAATCCCACCGGCAGCGCGATCACGGTGAGCAGCATTCAAGACGTGCTGCCGCCCGGTTTCACTTTTGACAGCAACGCGGGCGGTACGCTCGGTGCGCCCACTTCCTCGCCCTCGGCGGGCGCCGGCGGCACGATCAGTTGGACCTTCGCCCCGGCCACCGTGCCGGCGGGTAGTTCGCGCACGTTCATCTTCAACGCCACCTCGTCGTCGGTGCTGGGCACCTACACCAACGGCGCGAGCGCATCGACGAGCGCGGGCACGCTGACGGCAGATCCGGCGCAGATCGGCGTGCGCGGGCCGACGCCGCCAAGCCTGACCGTCGCCAAGGCCGCCGACGTCACCAGCGCCAGCCCGGGGGACACGGTCACCTACACCATCACCTACGCCAACGACAGCTCGATCAACGTCACCGGTGCCGTGATCAGCGAGACACTGCCGGCTGGGCTCACCTTCGGGGCGTTCGTCGGCTCGCCACCTTGCACCGAGACCAGCGGCACCATCAGTTGCCCCGTCGGCTCGATCGCCGCCGGCGACGGTCCTTTCACCATCAGCTTCACGGCCACCGTCAACACTCCGTATGCTGGCGCTCACCCGCTGGTGGCCACAGCCACCATCACATCCAACGAGACTACGCCGGCGAGCGCGAGTGCCTCGGTCGCCATCAGCGGTCCGGCGTTGTCACTGCAAAAAGCCGGCGATAAGCTCCAGGTCAACCCGGCCGGCGCGGCGCCGGCCAATCAGGTGGTGTTCACCATCAGCTATCGCAACACCGGCACGGCGGCCGCCACAAGCGTAACCATTAGTGATCCGGTGCCGAGCGGGTTTACCTTCCTGGCCGGCTCCTCGTCGCCATCCTGCGCTCTGGGCGGCAGCACGGTGACATGCAGCCTCGGCACAGTATCGGCCGGCGCCAGCGGCTCGGTGACCATCGCCATGCAGGCTGGCAATCCCTTCACCGGTTCGAACCCGACGACGAATACTGCCACCATTACTTCCGCCGAGACCGCCGGCGTGTCCGAGAGCTTCCAGGTCGGCATTACCGGCGCCTGCACCAGCTCGACTTACTATTTCAGGCGCACCACCCTCTCGCCCGCACCGACGCCGACGCCAACCCCGTTCATCGCTGACACCACCGCGCCGACCAACCCCACCGCCTACACCGTGACCCGAACCTTGGTCGGCAGCACGACCGTCGAGCTGACCCGCTTCTATCAAGACCCGGCCCCGGCAACCGCGCTTAGCCTCGCTTCCGTCTCCTACAGCTACTACATCAACAAGACCGGCTCGCCGCAGGCCACCTTCACCATCTCGCTGTATGATTACAACCCGGCCACTGGCACCTCGACGTTGTTGGGATCGGCCACCAACACGGCCACCGGCAATCGCACCAACGAGTTGCTCACCGGCAGCATCACGCCGAGTGCCGGGCTGACGTCGGGTCACCGCTTCTTGTGGGTGATCACCGCCGTCACTAACCACGCCAGTCAGACCAATGATCTCGGCGTCAACTTCGACGGCACCTCCAGCCAGAGCCAGTCGGCAATCTGCACCAGCCCGCTATTCCTCGTGCTCGACGAACAAGTCGACAGCCTGGCGGTCTCGCCTGGCGGCAGTCTCCAGTACACCATTCAGTTCGGCAATCCGGGCAATGCCAACACCAGCGGTTCGCAGATCACCGACACCTTGCCCACCGGCACTACGTTCGTGAGCGCGACCCTCAACGGCAGTCCGGCTACTCCGGTCGGCGGCAGTTGCCCGGCTAACGTCTGCACCTTCAATGTGAACTCCACCGGCCAGGCCAGCGGCGTAATTGCTGCCGGCGGCTCCGGCTCGCTGGTCGTCAACGCCAGCGTCAGCAACCCGCTGGCGCCTAGCATCACCACGCTTACCAATCCGGTGTCGCTCGATAGCACGCAGACCGATCCGGTCACCGATTCGGTGACCACGACGGTGTTGCGTCCGAACGTCACCGTCAGTGTAGCAGCCAGCGATACGCTGCTGATTCCGGGCGACATTGTTACTTACACTATCACCGTCCTCAACAGCGGCTCGGGCACTGCGACCAACGTGTCGGTCTCGGATCTCATGCCGGTGACCGGCTATTTCACCTACGCCGGTAACATCAGCGGCGGCGATGCGCGCAATGACAGCGGCAACCCGCTCACCTGGACGATCAATACCCTGGCCGCCGGCGGCAGCGCCACCTTGTCGTTCCAAATGCAGGTGGCCGGCGTTGGTGTGCCTAGTGGCGTCACCACGCTTGATGACTCGGCCACCGTCAGCGACGCGGAAACCACCGGCTCACGCACGAGCAACACGGTTACCGTTGCTATCACCAGCAACCCCAACCTGCAGCTTGCCACCAGCGTGTCCGACGTAAATGGCGGCGCCGTTGAGCCGGGCGACCAGCTCGTCTACTCCATCACCCTCAGCAACGTCGGCGGCAGTGACGCAACTGACGTGCTCGTACGCAACCCGATCCCGGCCGACACGACTTACGTGAACGGCACGCTGGTCTACCAGAGCACGGCGCAGACCGATATCGTCGACGCTGATGTGGCCAGCTTCGATGGCGGCGCCAACCGCGCGGTCTACTCCATCGGTACCTTGCCCGCGGGGGTAACGCGCACGATGCAGTTCACTGTAACCGTCGACTCGCCGTTGCCCGCCGGAACCACGACGATCACCAGCACCGCGACTGCCACCGCCAGCAACGCCGCCAGCAAGCAGGACTCGGTCACGGTCAGCGCCAGCGCGGCGCCGGTGTTGGCTCTGACGCTCTCGGCACCGAACTCGGTGGCCTTCCCGCTCACCACGCTCGCCGCTGCCGCGAGCGCCAGCACCACCATTACGGTTAACTCCACCACCTACATCGCCATTGGCGACGTCGTCAGTGTCAACGGCACGACTGCTACTGTTACCGCGATCAGCGGCAACCAGCTCACACTCGATACCCCGGTTACGGCCCCGATCAACACCCAGGTTCTGCCGACCTTCGAGTACGTACTGACTTACACCAACAGCGGCGACGCCGACGCCTCGGGCGTTACCGTGGAAAACCCGCTGCCGGCAGGGCTCAGCTTCGTCTCTGCCG includes these proteins:
- a CDS encoding peptidyl-prolyl cis-trans isomerase translates to MDVADLVSPGARAVSNRGRSAMRRILRAPALHFFLIGGALWAALGGSRPGDSPRVREPIVMTVADIARLRSVWAEQFGRVPDPQEEARLIDEAVDEEVLYRQALDRGLDRRLPQVSDRLARLARFVDEQLPDENGAPEAAARQLGLERHDLVIRRHLAQVMRLILSRPLPSDEPSAAELADFYARRSERFVSPTMVRLSQVYVSRERHGTGAREVAGRLREELRQTGVTPDRGVLPGDPFIRGAHFGLLPRQQVAQIFGAEFAAAIDGATALQAWSEPIESPYGFHLVWLHQRREAEAPALERIRNRVLHAYLSERRGRRLREGLDRLRERYAVRVEGPAA
- a CDS encoding DUF11 domain-containing protein, which codes for MARHEPSPSLRRPLRRRRFSASWSLVLGAAAVMLWGQVPRALASPYPPYWSGGSGPAVHYQPVAWPSEGAWISYTQQANTINDQRTMDPSNGGTRPQNYVNVASNCSDQAQPSVYWQFDGTNQVLFFRWRVEQIANTYGTGPSPGSYSSSDPWNSAQWTVLIDTDGDGFRDFAVHLDGSNGSPSQQVDRLVGVWSPLKSQSLDYLGDPSNIHAVAHNPTGFVDLATSRILNFQNSLTPTTSWPNGSSETVWDYGTSRSRNISTPGCDEYVVDYQIPLGLLDASAFGGPTITPTTPFAMAFATANSLQNPLQKDFVYQGDFIADPSREIPGGDIITLDGGTVQQPLVTEVSASGCGPAALTAQVTDSLTVVGGQAVTSVANVDFYYYYDANADGVANDVGSAWTLAAAASTTDNPIGTWTASWSSAALARGRYLIAVQALDDKTLNNPTTKGNRTYSYLTSAEVTALGSPPADENWFANPTPIPGVVMAGSFNNSCGAAPASISQSLSASEVVAGDPVQITITITNPTGSAITVSSIQDVLPPGFTFDSNAGGTLGAPTSSPSAGAGGTISWTFAPATVPAGSSRTFIFNATSSSVLGTYTNGASASTSAGTLTADPAQIGVRGPTPPSLTVAKAADVTSASPGDTVTYTITYANDSSINVTGAVISETLPAGLTFGAFVGSPPCTETSGTISCPVGSIAAGDGPFTISFTATVNTPYAGAHPLVATATITSNETTPASASASVAISGPALSLQKAGDKLQVNPAGAAPANQVVFTISYRNTGTAAATSVTISDPVPSGFTFLAGSSSPSCALGGSTVTCSLGTVSAGASGSVTIAMQAGNPFTGSNPTTNTATITSAETAGVSESFQVGITGACTSSTYYFRRTTLSPAPTPTPTPFIADTTAPTNPTAYTVTRTLVGSTTVELTRFYQDPAPATALSLASVSYSYYINKTGSPQATFTISLYDYNPATGTSTLLGSATNTATGNRTNELLTGSITPSAGLTSGHRFLWVITAVTNHASQTNDLGVNFDGTSSQSQSAICTSPLFLVLDEQVDSLAVSPGGSLQYTIQFGNPGNANTSGSQITDTLPTGTTFVSATLNGSPATPVGGSCPANVCTFNVNSTGQASGVIAAGGSGSLVVNASVSNPLAPSITTLTNPVSLDSTQTDPVTDSVTTTVLRPNVTVSVAASDTLLIPGDIVTYTITVLNSGSGTATNVSVSDLMPVTGYFTYAGNISGGDARNDSGNPLTWTINTLAAGGSATLSFQMQVAGVGVPSGVTTLDDSATVSDAETTGSRTSNTVTVAITSNPNLQLATSVSDVNGGAVEPGDQLVYSITLSNVGGSDATDVLVRNPIPADTTYVNGTLVYQSTAQTDIVDADVASFDGGANRAVYSIGTLPAGVTRTMQFTVTVDSPLPAGTTTITSTATATASNAASKQDSVTVSASAAPVLALTLSAPNSVAFPLTTLAAAASASTTITVNSTTYIAIGDVVSVNGTTATVTAISGNQLTLDTPVTAPINTQVLPTFEYVLTYTNSGDADASGVTVENPLPAGLSFVSADNGGTYALGTVTWNLGTVAAGQSGVLHVRVSPTAAGTYVDTATIDSNETTSSSSNTVTTNAGALTLDVATTTPAVVNSGSGTTATYVITLTNQLPSAATGVTITDLLASGFSYAGPTTFGGSGTCPAPPPPTAGDTQPQWGPCSIPANGNLTITFVADIAASVGAATYQDGAQATSTNTAVLPFDELATSAEDVTVSLPAPTATATATPTETYTATPTNTLTATPTNTPVDTPTNTATPTETYTATPTNTLTATPTDTPVDTPTNTATPTETYTATPTNTLTATPTDTPVDTPTNT